Genomic DNA from Hymenobacter jejuensis:
TCGGTTACGACCCGGCTCACATGGCCGATTTCTTTCTGACGTTGCAGCGCACCGAGCAGCAAAGCGGTGCGGCCGGCGTGCCCACCTTCCTGAGCACTCACCCCAACTCTGCCGATCGCTACGAGCGTGTGAAGAAGTTGGCTGTTACGGCTGAGCAGCAGGCCGGTCGTCAGCTCGCCATCAACCGCGACCAATATTTGCGCCTGCTCGATGGCCTAGCCTACGGCGACAACCCGCGCGAGGGCTTCGTGGAAAACAGCGTGTTTTATCACCCCGAGCTGAAATTTCAATTTCCGATTCCGCAGGGCTGGCAAAGCCAGAACTCACCCAGTCAGTTTCAGATGGCGGAGCCCAACGGGAAAGCCGTTATGGTTTTGCTGCCAGCCGGCAACAAATCGCTTGATGAAACTGCTCAGGCACTAGCGAAGCAACTCAACCTGCAGTCGCCGCAAGCCCAGAAAACGACGATCAATGGCTTCCCTGCTGCCGTTATTCAGGGCGACCAAGTCGGGCAGGATCAGCAAACGGGCCAGCAAGCCATTACGGCCCGCACGCTTAGCTACATCATTCAGGACGGCCAGACGCTGTATGCGCTCGTGGGCCTCACAGCACCTTCAACTTTCGAAACTTACGCTCCGCAATTTCAGCGTACGGCCCAAGGCTTCCAGCGCCTCACCGCCGCCGACAAGCTCAACCGCCAGCCCGAGCGGGTGCGCATCAAAACTGCCAAAACCAGCACCACGCTGGCATCAGCCTTGGCTGCCAATGGCGTGCCCTCGAAGCGCTACGAAGAACTCGCTATTCTAAACGGTATGAAAACCACCGACAAGCTTACGGCTGGGCAATTGTATAAGGTGGTGGGCAAGTGATCCTTATTGCTAATAGAAAACGAAAGGGGCACTTATTGAAATAAGTGCCCCTTTCGTTTTCTGAGCTTACTCGAGCAAAATAATCTTTTTGGCGTGGGTAATCCGATAGTATCCTGGATAAAACTGGTTGATAGTAATTGTTCCTGCCAGTCGTTGAGGATTTATACGTTGTATTGTGTCGACCGACATATCGTCGACGCGTTTAAGAGTGAGCTCAACAGCAGATAAATAATTCCGCCGCGCTTGGTGTCCTCGTACATAAAAGGAGTCAGCCGAACTTGGCCAGGATGCATTTAGCAAGGCGAACTGAAGTTGCCCTGCGCTTATATGGCGTGCCGTGTGCGAGTTTACCGATTCAACATTTTTACCAAGAGAAATCGTATCGTTGATGTCGCACGGAATGAAGTAATCATAGCTCGTGCAATTTCGTGCGTTGTCCAGTACCAAGATTCCCTTTTCGTGCAAGACTTGTGGCTGATGCTCACAACTTACTGATAGCAATCCTAAGCAGAGCAGCCACAACGCGTTTTTCATAGAGGAAGATATACACAAGAATGCCCCAACCGAGAATCGGTTGGGGCATTGAAATTACAGACCTGCTGAAGAAATCAAAGGGCCCAGATCAGACGTTAAACCGGAAGTGCATGATGTCGCCATCCTGTACCACGTAGTCTTTGCCTTCGACTGCCATTTTACCGGCTTCCTTGATTTTTACTTCGGTCTTATATTCTTGATAATCAGGTAATTTGATTACCTCGGCGCGAATAAAGCCTTTCTCGAAATCGGAGTGGATAACGCCAGCTGCCGCCGGGGCTTTGTCGCCGCGGTGAATGGTCCAGGCGCGTACTTCCTGCACGCCGGCGGTGAAGTAGGTAATCAGGTTGAGCAACTCGTACGAAGCGCGGATTAGGCGGTTCAGGCCCGACTCTTTCAGGCCATACTCGGCCAAAAACATCTCTTTCTCCTCGGGATCTTCGATCTCGGCAATCTGCGACTCAATAGCGGCCGAAACCAGTACTACCTGCGCGCCTTCGTTCTTGACGTGCTCGCGCAGCGCTTCAACGTGGGCATTGCCGCTGATGATGCTGGCTTCGTCAACATTAGCCACGTAGATAACTGGCTTAATAGTAAGTAGTTGCAAATCGGCGACGGCTTCCAGTTCGTCGGCAGAGGCATCCACGGCGCGGGCGTTTTGGCCCGCTTCCAGAGCTGCCTTGAAGCGTTGCAAAGCGGCTACTTCTTTCTTAGCGGCGGCATCGCCACCCTTGGCGCTGCGCTCCGACTTGGCCAGCTTTTTATCAACGCTCTCCAAGTCCTTGATTTGCAGCTCTGTATCAATCACGTCCTTGTCGAATACCGGATCGACACCCCCGGCTACGTGCACGATGTTGGGGTCGTCGAAGCAGCGCACTACGTGAATGATGGCGTCGACTTCGCGGATGTTGGCCAGGAACTTATTGCCCAAGCCTTCGCCGCGGCTGGCGCCTTTTACGAGGCCGGCAATGTCCACAAACTCAATGATCGTGGGCAGCACACGCTTGGGGTTCACGAGGGCTTCCAGAATCTGGAGGCGCTCGTCGGGCACCGTAATCACGCCCACGTTGGGCTCGATGGTGCAAAAAGGATAGTTGGCCGATTCGGCCTTGGCATTCGAAAGGGCGTTGAATAGCGTGGACTTACCCACGTTCGGCAAACCGACGATTCCGCAGCGGAGACCCATCTTATGTAGTAGAAATGTTGGATTAAAGATTACGAGTCGGGCCAAAGGCACAATTCGGGTGCAAAGGTACGGCTAACTTTCGGGGAAAACGTGCCCTCTGGTCGGTGATACGGTATAGGGTAAAAGTGAGCGGCTAGTAAAGGCAAAAATGCCGCCTACAATAGCCTATAAAAGACACAGCGCGGCTCTGCAATGCAGAGCCGCGCTGTGCGGCAAAGAGAGAAAAATCGAGTAGGTGTGCTTCGATAGGCAGCGAAAGGTTAGTAGTTGTCGTCGCTTGTGGTGTTGTAAGAGTCGTCGTTGTACTGGCGCGGGCGATCCAATTCGGCTACTTCATCTTCCGACAGCAGTTCTTCGCGCACATACTCTACGGCATCTTGTAACGCATCCACGAACTTGGCAAAGTCTTCTTTGTAAAGAAAAATTTTGTGTTTCTCGTAGGTGAAAGTATCATCGTCGCGGAGCTTGCGTTTGCTTTCCGTGATGGTGAGGTAATAATCTTGTCCGCGCGTGGCTTTCACGTCGAAAAAGTAGGTGCGCTTACCGGCTTTGATGCGCTGGGTGTAAATTTCTTCCTGATCGTGACGGTCTTCCACGGTTCCTTCTGTATTTGTTTTATTCCAAGATGAGTGAATTGCTGTACAAGGTACGTGGCCTACTGCGAATATAAAAATTTTAAGAAGGTAATTTTTCCACAACAGCCTGCGGTATCTTTGTTAAAGCGCGTTTTAGTCAATTAAAATGCCAAAATCCTAAGAAGGATCGTTTATTCATAAAATGATCTTTTTCGGGTGTTGCAGGCTTGCGGATGCTGCTGAAATAGGCGTATTTGTAAATATTTATAAATCAAATGGTTATGTCGAAGCTTCTGGATCTGTCCGCCGTTCAATCGTTTGGAAACTTGGAGTTTTTGGCGCGTCAGCTGGTGGAAGGTTTTATTACCGGATTGCATCAATCGCCTTACCACGGGTTTTCGGTGGAGTTTTCGGAGCACCGGCTTTACAATCCCGGCGAGAGCACGCGCCACCTCGACTGGAAAGTGCTGGCCCGCACCGACAAGCTTTTTGTAAAACGCTACGAAGAGGAAACCAACCTTCGTTGCCACCTGCTGCTGGACGTGTCGCCGTCGATGTATTACCCGGAGCCGTCGCACGATAAATTGCGTTTTTCGGTGCTGTGTGCCGCGGCCCTTACCACGCTTCTACAAAAGCAGCGCGATGCGGTGGGCCTCGTCACCTTTGCCGACCAAATTGAACTACAGACGCCGGTACGCTCGACGAGTACGCATCGGCATACTTTACTGCTGACGCTGCAAAATCTGCTCGAAAGGCCGCTTACGCGCCGCCCCACCGACGTGGCCGGCGTTATCCACCGCATCGCGCAACAGATTCCGAAACGGTCGTTGGTCGTGTTGTTCAGCGACATGCTGGGGCGCGCTCCCGACGAGCAAACCGAGGCGTTATCGGCGCTGCAACACCTGCGGCACCAGCACCACGAGGTGCTGCTGTTTCACGTGATGGACCGTGCCACCGAATCGGATTTTGCCTTCGCCGACCGGCCTTATTTGTTTGAGGATATCGAGACCGGGGAGCAGATTAAGCTGCAACCCGCCCAAGTCCGCGAGCAGTACCAAGCCGCCATGCACAAGTACGAGCAAGAATTGGCTCTGCGCTGCGGCCAGTACAAAATTGACTTTGTCCCAGTTGACATCCGCGAGCCATTCGATAAGGTATTATATGCTTATTTGGTGAAACGCGGCAAGGTGCGGTAGGTTTAGATGGCCGGCTGCTCAGTTATAAAGGGCCTCTTAGTACGAACGGGAAGCAAAAGCATTGCCTTACTGCTTGGGAGCTGGCGTGTTGTCCAGCGACTGCCATAAGTACTTGCAGGCCAAGCTTCTGTAAGGTCGCCACGATTCGGCGATTTCGATCATGCGCTTGTGTAGAGCTTTTCCGGTTTCTTCCAGGTTATAATGCCGCCGCATGGCATTCTGAATGCCCAAATCGCCTTCCGAAAACACGTCTGGCTGTTCTAAAGCAAACATTTGAATCATTTGCGCTGTCCAGCGCCCGACGCCTTTGATGGAGGTGAGGTGGCGCGTCAGGGCGTCTTCATCTAGGTTAGTAATGTGTTGATAATCAAGTTGGTCTTGCTGGGCAAAGTCGGCGATGGCGCGTAGGTAACCGGCTTTTTGTTTAGAGATGCCCGCCGCCCGCAGCTCCTCGTCCGATAGTGCTACCACGGCGGCGGGTTCCGGGTAGCCGTCGGGCGGAAACAGGCCCTCAACTTTGCGCCAGATGGCCGCAGCAGCTTTGGTCGAAATCTGCTGACTTACAATGGCTTTCAACAACGCCAAATAAATATCCTCGTGGGCGCTGGGCCGAATCGGTTGGCCTCGATCGATGAGGGCAGCCAGTATTGGGTCGGCTTGGCGCAGGTGTTGTAGAGCAGAGTTTTTGGCAGGCATAACTTTCTGAAAATCAGGCAATATCAGCGGCGTGGGTTTCTACCGCCAGGTACTCCAAGATCTCGCCCTGGGCACTCAGCTTTACGCCCGTAAGGTAGCGGCCAAGGTAAGCCCCGGTGTCGATGTAAATGGCGTTGCGTTCGTGGTCTTCGTAGGGCATGCCATTGGTGGGCGTGTGGCCCACAACTTGCAGCTTGCCAACCGCTTTGAGCGGCCCGCGGCGCCACAGGATGCCGTCGGGATGCTCCAGATCATAGGGGTTGGTGGTATCGGCAACTCCGGCGTGGCTGATGAGGATGTGCTCATTTTCCCACACCAACGGCCGCTGCGCCAACCAGATCAGATGCGGAAGCAAGAGCTGCGAGTACACTTGGTACTGCTGAATGGTCGATTTGCCGCCCCATTGTAGCCAGCCAGCATACGGCCCTTGCGGACCGTAGTGCCGAATCATGCCGTATTCGTGGTTGCCTTTCAGAAAGAAAGCCTTGCCCGGATGCTGAAGATCTAGGGCAATAGCTGCCGCCACAGTGCCGGGAACGTAGTTGCCGCGGTCCACAAGGTCGCCGACCTGAATCAGGATCTCTTCGTCGGGCTTCCACTGCTGTAGCAGCTTCATGAACGTATGGTAGCAGCCGTGTACGTCGCCAATAACAAATAAATTCATGGTTATCAGCCCTTTGCTAAAGTGGGAATGGCAGTGGAACGGGAGAGCGGTTTCGGCAAGTTTAAAACCAACTTAAAACAAATATTGATGAGGATGTAATTATGCTTCAATGCTCAGTTGTAACTCCTTCAGTCACAGTGCGCAACCCGAGCCGCTTTACCAAAGGCCCGATGGTGAGGCCTTGTACCAAAATGGAAAAGATTACTACAATGTAAGTCACGCCCACAATTTGGTCGCGGGGCATAGTACTGGGCAACGACAGCGCCAAGGCAACCGAAATACCGCCGCGCAGGCCGCCCCACGTCAGGATGCGCAGGGTGGCACGGTCGAAATGGTACCGGTAGCGCAGCAGCCCTAAAGGAATTGCAACGGCAATGAGGCGAGCCAGCAACACGACTATAATCGCCACGCCTCCGATGAGCAGGGTAGTGTTGGAGATGTCCAACACCAGCATTTCCAACCCGATCAGTACGAACAAGATGGCGTTGAGTACCTCGTCCAGCAATTCCCAAAACTTGTCCAGGTACTCGCGAGTCACGTCCGACATGCCCAAAGATCGGCCTTTGTCGCCCACGATGAGTCCGGCCACCACGATGGCCAGTGGTCCGGAGGTGTGCAGAGCGGTGGCCAGTGCCGTGCCGCCCATCACAAGTGCCAGTGTAATGAGTACTTCTACCTGGTAATGATCAATTGAGCGCAGCGCCCAGAAAGCAACGTACCCCAGGATCGCTCCCAAGACCATACCGCCGACGGCTTCCCGGAGAAAAAGCAGACCAATGGAAGCCGGCCCTGCTTCGTCGGCGCCGACAACGGCAATCTGGTACAGGCTTACAAACACGACCACAGCAATTCCGTCGTTGAACAGAGACTCGCCTACTATCTTGATTTCTAGAGACTTAGGTATTCTGGCTTTTTTCAGGATACCCAATACCGCGATCGGATCGGTGGGGGAGATGAGCGCCCCAAACAGCAAGCAGTGAATCAGGGGCGTTGGGATGCCAAACAGCGGCAACAAATAATACATAGCCACGCCCACCAACCCCGTCGAAAGCAGGGTGCCGCCGGTAGCCAGCGCAGCCACCGGCAGGCGCTGGGCGCCCAGCTGCCGCACGTCTACGTGGATGGCGCCGGCAAACAGCAGAAAGCTCAACATCACCTGCATCAGCACTTGGTTGAAGTCGATGTTGCGTACCAATTGGCTCACTGTTACTATCCACGGTACACCCAGCCGACCTAGCCCCACGGCCACCAACGACGACACCAGCGACAAAATCATGAGGCCAATTGTGCTTGGCAGGCGTAGGAACCGGTAGTTGACATAGCCGAATACGGCCGCAACTACCAGCAAGACAGTCAGGGTGTTGTAGATTTCCATCAAAGCGGCGTTACGCGGCCGTTGCTACAGGGCAGCAAAGCAAGGACAATACTAACAGCAAAACCCCGACTTAGGGCAAGTCGGGGTTTTGCAACGGGGATAAGAACTGCCTAAGCTACAGGCTGCAAGGCGACCAGCGCATCTTCGATGCGCTGAACCATGGCATCATCAACGTCGAGGTGCGTTACGAAGCGGATCATTTGCGGCCCAAACGACGAGGCCCGAATGCCTTGCTGCTCCAGATGCCGCAGGAAGCTGTCGGCGGGCATCTCGTCTTTCAGCCGGAAAATAACGAGGTTCGTTTCGGCAGGCAGCACAAAATCGACATAGGGCTGATCGGCCAGCGCTGAGGCCAGCTGACGCGCGCGCCGATGGTCGTCGGCGAGGCGCTCCACGTTGTGCTCTAGGGCGTACAGGCCCGCCGCGGCGAGGTAACCCGCCTGCCGCATACCGCCCCCCATCACTTTGCGGATGCGGCGGCATTTACGGATAAATTCCTTCGAGCCCAGCAGCACCGAACCCACCGGCGTGCCCAAGCCTTTCGACAAACACACCGAGATAGAGTCGAAGTAGCGGCCGTAGTCGGCGGCTTGCTGACCGGTAGCTACCAAGGCATTAAAAATTCGGGCACCGTCGAGGTGCAGCTTCAGGTTGTGACGGCGCGCCACGTCGGCGATTTCGGCAATGGTTTCGATTGAGTAGCAGCTGCCGCCGCCCCGGTTGTGCGTATTTTCGAGGCACACAAGGCGCGTGTCGGGGTAGTGCACGTTGTTAGCGGGCCGGATGGCTGCTTCTACCTGCGCGGCCGTGAGCAGGCCCCGGTCGCCGGGGAGCAACGCCACCGAAGCCCCCGAGTGGAAGGCTATGCCGCCGACTTCCCACAAATAAACGTGGGCCGTTTGCTCGCAAATAACTTCCGATAGCGGCTCGGTGTGAGCCTTAATCGCAATCTGATTGGTCATGGTACCGGACGGGCAGAACAGGCCGGCCTCCAGCCCAAAGCGGGCCGCGGCGGTCTCTTCCAGGGCGCGCACAGTTGGGTCTTCTTCGTATACATCGTCGCCGACCGGGGCGTTGAACATGGCCTCCAGCATGGCCGGAGTGGGGCGCGTCACGGTATCGGAGCGCAAATCGATAATTGGGTCAGCCATAGAGATTAGGGTGCAGGTTTCAGGATTCAAAAATAAGACTTACTTTTGCCCCTCCTTTATAAAAAGACTTAAACCGACCCGGATATGAGCACTACTCGCCTCAAGCGGAAGCATCGCAAGAACATTGCCCGCCAAAACAACAAGCAGCGCGTTATCAAGCAGTTGCTCCTGACGCCCGTTCTGAAGAACGTGGATCTCGACGAACTGAAATCGCGCTTCAACGGCGGCAACACCACTGCTGCTGCTCCAGCCGCAGCTTCGGCTCCCGCAGCCGCTTCGACGTCCAACAAGCCAGCTCAGGTAAACCAGACCGGTACGGAAGGTTTCGACGAAGCCGAAGCCATCACCAAGCCCGTCAACGAAGACGGTCAGGAAGGCGAGCACCCCAAGCCAGAAATCGCCCTGTAAAAAGGCCGCCACCGGTGTCGGTTGGCTAAGTAATACAAGAGCACCTTCTCCATACGGGGAAGGTGCTTTTTTGTAACTATTTGATTAGTAAATAGTTATGATGTGCGCAGACCCAGCTCGATCGCTTGTAGCTGCTGCACCTTGCCGTTTTCTACTTCGAAGCGCAACAGCGTCCGCACCTTGTGGAAGCCATGTCGGCCCGCAGCACCGGGGTTGAGGTGCAGCAGGCCTAACTTCGGGTCGGGCATTACTTTCAGAATGTGCGAGTGGCCGGTGATGAACAAACCGGGCCGCGTTTCTTGCACCAAGGGCCGCGCCGCCGGGGCATAATGGCCAGGGTAGCCCCCGATGTGAATCATCAGAACCTTCAGCCCTTCGATGACAAACTCCTGGGTAAGCGGCTGAGTAGCACGTACATCGCGGCCGTCGATGTTGCCGTATACGCCCCGCAGCGGTGCCAGAGCGGCGAGCTCTTCCACGACGTCTGCCGAACCAAAATCGCCGGCATGCCAGATTTCATCGCAGCCCGTGAGGTGGTGCAGAATGCGGTCGTCGAGGTAGCTGTGGGTATCGGAGAGCAAGCCGATTTTTTTCATGCCGGAGGGAGCGAGGTAGGAATAAAGGCGTTGGAGATGCAAAGAACGGGGACTGACTCCGGTTCGGCACTTCCAAACCTCCGAACTCTTAACTTTCAAACAACCGAACCGGTTGCATCTCGTATCTTGCCCGTCTTTCGCCTATTTTCGTTTGATGAAATTTATGCTGTGTTTTGCAGCGTAGGCTCCTGTCCACAATTCATTTTTGCCTCCCAGAATTTTCCCGCGATGAATGTTTTCATCAACGACATCCCGCTGATTATCAAGAAGAACAGCGAGAAGGTGTACAAGCATAAATACGATCTCATTCTGACCTCTGAGGATGATTTTTCTTCCAAAGACCTGGTCGGCGATGTGCTCGTGCGCGACGTCACGGACAGCTTCCTCGACCGTCTGCTGCGCCTGATGGAGGTGAAAAAGCTCAAAAAGCTGAAGTCGCTGACGTTGCTGGCGCGCAAGAAATCGCGGCTTATCCTGCACCTCAAAGATCAGTTTCGCATTGTGAAGGCTGCCGGCGGCCTCGTGGTGAAGGATGGCCTGGTGCTGATGATCTACCGCCTGGGCAAATGGGATCTTCCGAAAGGCAAACTCAAGAAGGAAGAAGATCCGGCGCTGGGTGCGCTGCGCGAAGTGGAAGAGGAGTGTAACATCAAAATCGACATCGGCGAGAAGCTGCCTAGCACCTGGCATTCGTATGCCTACAACGGCAACAAGATTCTCAAGAAGACCAACTGGTACATCATGCAGTGCACCGACGATACGCTGATGAAGCCCCAAGCCGAAGAATACATTGAAGAAGTACGCTGGATGACGCCGCAGGAAGCCCTGACTGTGCTGGAAGAGGCGTATGCCTCTATCGCGCTGGTGGTGCGGCATTACCTGAGCGAAGTAGCCGGCGAAAAGTCGGCCAAAGAATCCGCGAAAGAGAAATAACTTTTGCCAGTAGCCCTTTGCCTATGCGTCTAATTCGCTACTCAATAGTGGTGAGTTGCTTGTGGCTGATGGGCTGCACCAATTCCCAAAACGCTTACGAAAGGCTTGTTCCGGTTCCTACGGCCTCCCAAACCCGCCGGAACACTACACCTGCGCTCGATTTGCCCGCGCTGCTCGTGCAAAACATCGA
This window encodes:
- the ltaE gene encoding low-specificity L-threonine aldolase, producing the protein MADPIIDLRSDTVTRPTPAMLEAMFNAPVGDDVYEEDPTVRALEETAAARFGLEAGLFCPSGTMTNQIAIKAHTEPLSEVICEQTAHVYLWEVGGIAFHSGASVALLPGDRGLLTAAQVEAAIRPANNVHYPDTRLVCLENTHNRGGGSCYSIETIAEIADVARRHNLKLHLDGARIFNALVATGQQAADYGRYFDSISVCLSKGLGTPVGSVLLGSKEFIRKCRRIRKVMGGGMRQAGYLAAAGLYALEHNVERLADDHRRARQLASALADQPYVDFVLPAETNLVIFRLKDEMPADSFLRHLEQQGIRASSFGPQMIRFVTHLDVDDAMVQRIEDALVALQPVA
- a CDS encoding metallophosphoesterase family protein: MNLFVIGDVHGCYHTFMKLLQQWKPDEEILIQVGDLVDRGNYVPGTVAAAIALDLQHPGKAFFLKGNHEYGMIRHYGPQGPYAGWLQWGGKSTIQQYQVYSQLLLPHLIWLAQRPLVWENEHILISHAGVADTTNPYDLEHPDGILWRRGPLKAVGKLQVVGHTPTNGMPYEDHERNAIYIDTGAYLGRYLTGVKLSAQGEILEYLAVETHAADIA
- a CDS encoding metallophosphoesterase family protein, whose translation is MKKIGLLSDTHSYLDDRILHHLTGCDEIWHAGDFGSADVVEELAALAPLRGVYGNIDGRDVRATQPLTQEFVIEGLKVLMIHIGGYPGHYAPAARPLVQETRPGLFITGHSHILKVMPDPKLGLLHLNPGAAGRHGFHKVRTLLRFEVENGKVQQLQAIELGLRTS
- a CDS encoding DUF58 domain-containing protein, which encodes MSKLLDLSAVQSFGNLEFLARQLVEGFITGLHQSPYHGFSVEFSEHRLYNPGESTRHLDWKVLARTDKLFVKRYEEETNLRCHLLLDVSPSMYYPEPSHDKLRFSVLCAAALTTLLQKQRDAVGLVTFADQIELQTPVRSTSTHRHTLLLTLQNLLERPLTRRPTDVAGVIHRIAQQIPKRSLVVLFSDMLGRAPDEQTEALSALQHLRHQHHEVLLFHVMDRATESDFAFADRPYLFEDIETGEQIKLQPAQVREQYQAAMHKYEQELALRCGQYKIDFVPVDIREPFDKVLYAYLVKRGKVR
- a CDS encoding DUF3276 family protein: MEDRHDQEEIYTQRIKAGKRTYFFDVKATRGQDYYLTITESKRKLRDDDTFTYEKHKIFLYKEDFAKFVDALQDAVEYVREELLSEDEVAELDRPRQYNDDSYNTTSDDNY
- a CDS encoding M48 family metalloprotease, which gives rise to MKIPSFRGLHTAALSLLLLPLVSSTSPTANQPKPSAPVQGAQPDPAVIAQFGLLDNAKLQSYMNEKGQQMGRVSDRPADVKGFTIVDSPIVNAFATPDGHVYFTRGIMAYLNDEAQFTGVLGHEIGHITARHGQKQQTRNTAAGIGMILGSIIAPRVMQSIGQPLTQVVGLGLLKYGRDAENEADVLGVKYSSKIGYDPAHMADFFLTLQRTEQQSGAAGVPTFLSTHPNSADRYERVKKLAVTAEQQAGRQLAINRDQYLRLLDGLAYGDNPREGFVENSVFYHPELKFQFPIPQGWQSQNSPSQFQMAEPNGKAVMVLLPAGNKSLDETAQALAKQLNLQSPQAQKTTINGFPAAVIQGDQVGQDQQTGQQAITARTLSYIIQDGQTLYALVGLTAPSTFETYAPQFQRTAQGFQRLTAADKLNRQPERVRIKTAKTSTTLASALAANGVPSKRYEELAILNGMKTTDKLTAGQLYKVVGK
- a CDS encoding DNA-3-methyladenine glycosylase family protein is translated as MPAKNSALQHLRQADPILAALIDRGQPIRPSAHEDIYLALLKAIVSQQISTKAAAAIWRKVEGLFPPDGYPEPAAVVALSDEELRAAGISKQKAGYLRAIADFAQQDQLDYQHITNLDEDALTRHLTSIKGVGRWTAQMIQMFALEQPDVFSEGDLGIQNAMRRHYNLEETGKALHKRMIEIAESWRPYRSLACKYLWQSLDNTPAPKQ
- the ychF gene encoding redox-regulated ATPase YchF — its product is MGLRCGIVGLPNVGKSTLFNALSNAKAESANYPFCTIEPNVGVITVPDERLQILEALVNPKRVLPTIIEFVDIAGLVKGASRGEGLGNKFLANIREVDAIIHVVRCFDDPNIVHVAGGVDPVFDKDVIDTELQIKDLESVDKKLAKSERSAKGGDAAAKKEVAALQRFKAALEAGQNARAVDASADELEAVADLQLLTIKPVIYVANVDEASIISGNAHVEALREHVKNEGAQVVLVSAAIESQIAEIEDPEEKEMFLAEYGLKESGLNRLIRASYELLNLITYFTAGVQEVRAWTIHRGDKAPAAAGVIHSDFEKGFIRAEVIKLPDYQEYKTEVKIKEAGKMAVEGKDYVVQDGDIMHFRFNV
- a CDS encoding cation:proton antiporter, coding for MEIYNTLTVLLVVAAVFGYVNYRFLRLPSTIGLMILSLVSSLVAVGLGRLGVPWIVTVSQLVRNIDFNQVLMQVMLSFLLFAGAIHVDVRQLGAQRLPVAALATGGTLLSTGLVGVAMYYLLPLFGIPTPLIHCLLFGALISPTDPIAVLGILKKARIPKSLEIKIVGESLFNDGIAVVVFVSLYQIAVVGADEAGPASIGLLFLREAVGGMVLGAILGYVAFWALRSIDHYQVEVLITLALVMGGTALATALHTSGPLAIVVAGLIVGDKGRSLGMSDVTREYLDKFWELLDEVLNAILFVLIGLEMLVLDISNTTLLIGGVAIIVVLLARLIAVAIPLGLLRYRYHFDRATLRILTWGGLRGGISVALALSLPSTMPRDQIVGVTYIVVIFSILVQGLTIGPLVKRLGLRTVTEGVTTEH
- a CDS encoding NUDIX hydrolase: MNVFINDIPLIIKKNSEKVYKHKYDLILTSEDDFSSKDLVGDVLVRDVTDSFLDRLLRLMEVKKLKKLKSLTLLARKKSRLILHLKDQFRIVKAAGGLVVKDGLVLMIYRLGKWDLPKGKLKKEEDPALGALREVEEECNIKIDIGEKLPSTWHSYAYNGNKILKKTNWYIMQCTDDTLMKPQAEEYIEEVRWMTPQEALTVLEEAYASIALVVRHYLSEVAGEKSAKESAKEK